Within Trachemys scripta elegans isolate TJP31775 chromosome 12, CAS_Tse_1.0, whole genome shotgun sequence, the genomic segment AGAGTGAAGAATATTCTGTAAATCAGAGAACATAGGAGGTAGCTTGGAATTGCCACACTTGCTCAGACCCTTGTCCATCTAACTCAGTAtccagtctctgacagtgaccagtaccagatgaTGGAAAGGATGGTGTAAGACCCTTAAGGAACAAAGATGTGGTGTAATTTGCTCTCCATGAAGGTCTCATCTTGATCTCTGACAGAAGCTGGTTCAAGCCTTCAGGTATAAGATGTTACATTTTCCCCAAAATTCATATTTTTAGAATTAACTATGATATCTCTGGATATGTTAATTATCCATGTAATCAGCAACCCCTCTTTGAATGATTCTGCTTTGAACGTGTGAAGCAGAGGTAATTTCCACCTCTTGTGCCAACTTTCCAAGGGACCCTAATCCATCTGTGAACTGGCCACCCACTATTTGGCATCTGAATGTATCTGCCCCTGGAATTATCACCTGACAAAGAGTATTAGCAGATAAAAGTCTGTTGGGCgattggggccagatcctgtttTCAGCTCCAAGGGTGGAAATTTAAGCCAAAGGACTTTACTCCAGATTTTCACCAGCATAACAAAACAGAATTAGAACTAGGTAGttaaggccctaatcctgaaAACCCTTATACATAAATGTAAGCATGCTGCTTAAGCAGAACTTCTTGCTTATGCATTTTTTTCAGAACAGAGGCTCTAGTATCTTGTCTGAATGTGCATCCCGTCCTTTCCATCTTTTTAGAATGACAGGAGAGGATCTAGGGAACAGAGAGTCATGGAATCAGGTCTTGTGGGTTTTATCTCTGGTTCTAGGAGTGGAGAGGGATCTAGTGTGGTAGAGACAGGGGCTGGAAGTCAGGTCTTCTGGGTTCCTTTCTTGACTGTGGTACTGACCCATTGTATGGAATTGTTCTGGTCATATTACTTTTCTTAATTCACCCCAATCTTCCttccttgtaaagcactttgagatctcagatgctgtggtgatgggGTCTATATATGAATCTAATAAAGATAGATTTATAGAAGAAGAAATAGTAATTCTTAATGTTTTTTGTCCATTTTCCTCCTGAATTCTAAGTTACTGTATGCTGCAAAATTTCtgcatctttattttttctcttcttttttccttaGTGTTTCCTTCTCATGCCTTTTTGAGTGTATTGCTTAGTTGAacttttcctgtttttgttttgtaaatgtgtGTGTCCTTTCTTTCTTGGGGATTAGATGTCAAACCTTGTGTTTGTCTGTATTGGCATGAGGTTACTTGGACCCTTCATCTTTTTCTGTGTTTGGTCACTATCGTCActgatgttttgtttatttattttttggcattTTGGGGTGATTTTTTCTTGTCCATTGCTGACACAGGGAAACTATGTTTCAAAAACATACAATATCAAACAGGAAATATAGTTATTTTCAAAAACTGGAAAATTGTATTGTCCAACAATTAATTAGTTTGAGAACAAAACTGAagagaaattaatgtttttttaaaagaaatcattgGAAAAGTTTAAAGACCAAAGCAACTGAACAACCACCAAAATAACCCAGTTTGTACTGAAAACCAATGGAGTTACAATGATTTCAGAATTtcagatattttcaaaaatatggaGCATatagtacttatagactgtaatcaaatcaccccttaacagTCTTTTTCGTAAGATAAATAAATTTTGCTCCTgaagtctatcattataaggtaTGTTTTCCTATCCTTTagtcattttcatggctcttctctgaacccattCTCTTTTATCAACccccttcctgaattgtgggcatcagaacaGGATATAGCATTGATCTCACCAGATCCAAGAAGAGAGGTAAACTAACCTCTCTAgtcctacttgagatttccctgtttatgcatctcaagATCAAATTAGCTCTGTAGGCAACTGTGTAAGACTGAaagcttgtgttcagctgattgtcTACCGCAACCTCAAATATTTTTCATAGTTattgcttcccaggacagagctgCCTCTCAGGTAAGTATGGCCTACTTTTATTGTTCCTAGATGTGGACGTTTACATTTAGACATATTAATACACATACTGTTTTCTTGAGCAGTTTACCAAGCAATtaagtttaccaagcaatccaggtaGCAATCCAAATCCGAGCAATCCAGATAGCAATCCAAGCAATTCAAGCAAACCACTTCCTTATTTATCACTCTTCCaatttttgcatcatctgcaaactttatccatgactttttttttgttttcttccaggtcattgataaaatgttaaatagtgtagggccaagaactgatctctgccAGACTCCACTGACAATTCTCCATTTGCAGTTAGATTTTGAGACCTAtctcttagccagtttttaattcatttaatgtgtgccttTTCAGTTTTATATGCTTccactttttaataaaatatcatgtgctaccaagtcaaatgccttgcaTACATCTATGTATATTACATACACTTTTACCTTTATCAATGAAATTTGTAATATcatcaaaaagaaatgaaaattaatttgaCAGAATCTAAtttccataaatccatgctgattttaagtaattacattactcttctttagttctttattaatcaagccCCTTATCTGCCACTACATTATTTTACCCagaattgatgtcaggctgagaagcctataattacccaggaaATCCTATTTGCCATTGTTTGAAAAATTTGCACATTAGTTAGCTTTCTTCTAATCTTTTGATACTTTTCCAGtgctccaagatttattgaaaaacaacattaattgacaagcaagctcctcagccagctctttaaaaacatttggatgcaagttatttgcatctgctgattttaaaatgtctaactttagttgATTCTGTTTAACATAATCCATTATATTTGTGGTGTGGAGTATTATCATCACAATGTGAGACTATACCATATTTctccaaatacagaatagaaatatatactatattgataattctaccattgcTATCTAGTAATTGGACCTATACCATTAtcagaattctttttgttcctaatatattttaaaaatcttttcttctttttgtccttAACTGCATGGGCTATAGAagtctccttgtgtccctttgcttcccttatcaattttctgcaaaTCCTGACTTCTGATTTAGATTCATTACTGTCAACTTCCCCTTTCCTCCATTTGTTttctatctatttatttatttatttttacaacttCCCCTCTAatccagatttttttgttttatattctgCACAACCTTCCTCCTTGATTgcagcttttggggcatctaataGGGCATTTGtaaaatgattcccaattatcattcatatttttgtaattaaagtcttcctcccagctgatttggctcacaattgttttcagctttgtgaaacaggCCCTATTAATCACAGAGGATATATATTTCTGGTCTGGACTTCATTGTACTTAcgcattataaatgtgatcaagtcatgatcacatGTACCTAAGCTAACACTAATccttagttctgtgatcagtttctCTTTATCTGGTAGGACAAGGTCTAATCTAGAATTACCCCATTTTAGACGCAACaattttgagttaggaaattgtcctCTATattatttagaaattccaaagatATTTTAGTAATCTCTGCATGAGACCTCCATCACGTGTCATTCAGGTTGATGTTCCCCACATGATTGTGTCATAGCATCACATTAGGAGCTCGTGTTAACCCTTAGATCCTTTTCACATTCACCACTTCCAAGCACTCACATTCCCTAGATGGCTTTCAAAGTGTCCATCAAGATATTTGTATGAGTAGTAAAACCTCCATCAACACAAAAAAGGCGCAAAATCTTAACTCAATTTTAGCTGAAATGGGAATTTTGTGCCTTAATATTTTatatgcttcctttctttttgatTACTCCAAGTCCTTTTCCTTTACAGGCAGCACCAAGTATATGGAAGGAGATGGTCAATAGAACTACCGTGAGTGAGTTCCTTCTTCTGGGATTCTCTGACATCCGAGAACAACAGATTTTATATTCCATGGTGTTCCTACTCATTTATCTAGCAGCTGTGATAGGGAACCTTCTTATCATTGCAGTTGTAGCCCTCGATTGCCACCTTCGCACCCCCATGTATTTCTTTCTATTCAACCTATCCTTCCTAGACCTCTGCTACATCTCCGTCACCATCCCCAAGATGTTTGCCAACTCCCTAACCAACTCCAGGTCCATTTCCTTCTTTGGATGTGTCACCCAAGTCTTTCTGGTTATTTCACTTGCAGCCACAGAATGTGCCTTTCTCTCCGTGATGGCATATGATCGCTACACTGCCATCTGTTTTCCTCTGCATTACAGGATGATCATGAGCAGGGGTACCTGTGCCCAGATGGCAgcaggttcctgggtcagtggatTCCTATATTCAGTGCTTCACACAGGCAACACCTTTAGGTTGCCCTTCTGCCATTCCAATGTTGTTGGCCAATTCTTCTGTGATATCCCTCAGCTGCTCAAGCTGTCCTGCTCTGACACATACTCCAACAAGGTTGTGGTGGTCCTCTTTGGGGTGTGCTTAGCACTGGGTTGTTTTGTGTTTATCATCATGTCCTACATTCAGATTTTTTCCACCGTGCTGAAGATCCCATCCATGCAGGGAAGgcgtaaagccttctccacctgcctgcCACACCTTGTGGTCATTGGCTTATTCTTTGGCACTGGCAGCTTTGTGTATATGAGGCAAACCTCAATGTCTTCTTCCTATTGGGACCTGTTGGCATCTGTGCTCTATGCCGTGCTGCCACCATTATCGAATCCAATCATTTATAGCTTGAGGAACAAGGAGATAAGAGAGGCTCTGGGTAGGGTGATAGCCAGGACATGTTTTTCCAAAGAGTGGAATGTCCATTTTTAGATTGACTTGACCGGAATCTTGGGAAACCCTTATTCATGTGAGTGACACCGTTGACTTTGGTGGAGTTTCTCCTGCTTTACACATGTGTGAGTAGATGGACAATCTGCCCAGTGGTAGACTTAGGAAGGGATTTTCAAAGTCATCAAACGGAGTTGGCCATTGTCaatgctccttccccactctgaactttagggtacagatgtgggggcctgcatggaaacttctaagcttacctaccagtttagatctggtctgctgccaccactcccaatgtgctaattcccttccctgggtagccttgaaagactcttcaccaattccctgttgagtacagatccaaaccccttggatcttaaaaaaaggagaaattaaccattccccctcctttctcccaccaactcctggtggatcaagatccaacccccttggatctaaaaacaaggaaaaatcaaccaGGTTcctaaaaagaaggcttttaattaaagaaaaaggtaaaaatcatctctgtaaaatcagaatggaaactaactttacagggtaatcaaacttaaagagcccagaggaaccccctctagtgttaggttcaaagttacagcaaacagaggtaaacaccctagtaaaaggtacatttacaagttgagaaaacaaagataaaactaacacgccttgcctggctgtttacttataagtttgaaatatgagagacttgttcagaaagatttggagagcatggattgatgtctggtccctctcagtcccaagagcgaacaacccccaaaacaaagagcacaaacaaaaaccttccccccaccaagatttgaaagtatcttgtccccttattggtcatTTGGGTCAgttgtcagccaggttacctgagcttcttagcctgttacaggtaaaaggattttggagtctctggccaggagggattttatagtactgtacacaggagggctgttacctttccctttataCTTATGACAACCGTCTATTGAAATTCCAACATTGATCCTAACTACTTCAGATGTAGACTTGGATACCAACTTCTACTAAGCTTGGGTGGTgcatggctgtggggggagaggggtgggtgtTTGGGTAATCTCTCGCTGGCAAAAAAATAAGATCATTTTAAAAGGCTGGTGAACTTTTGTGAGTTTTCTCTTGGGGCCTTTGCCcttgagggtatgtctgcactgcagctaggAGTGAGCCTTCCAGTCCAcctagacagacttgtgctagctgtgctcaagctagcatgctaaagcAGCAGTGGAGACTTTGCAGCTCAAGCAGCTGctaaggccacatctacactacccaccggatcggttggtagtaatcaatctatcggtaattgatttatcacgtctcatctagacacgataaattgattcCCGAATTgatgcccgtactccacctcggcaggaggagtaagcgaagtcgacaggggagccgggGTGGTTGACTTGCCACCATGAGGACTGccaggtaagttgaactaagatacttcgacttcagctatgcaaatagcatagctgaagttgcatatcttagattgaccctcccccccagtgtagaccagccctaaggctcTCAATCATTGCTCAGGTTGCCAGCCTGAGTCTCTGCAATACACACACTCCTAGTCTTAATGTGCTAGCTCAAATGaagctagtgtgagtctgtctacaCAGGCTGGGAATGTTACGCCCacctgcaatgtagacatgctcAAGATACCCCACCTATTAATGTGTGTATCTCAGAAAGAAACCAGCATCTTTGTGGAAACATTGTTCTGTTTTCCCAGCcctactctcctttctttctgACCCAATGTTGCCCTGCTCCACCAGGTTTCCTTATGTTCCTTGTTGGGTGTCAGGGCTTGGAGGTCCCGATGATGGAATGAGGGCAAAGGAAAAGAGAGTGATGGACCTTCTATACCCCAAACATTTactctgagattttcaaaacctcCCAAATAGTAGAGCTGATCggaattttaaatcaaaactgatcTGTTGACCAAAATGACTATTTTTGCAGAAGATTTCAATTTTAATCCAAATTTTCTGTtatttatgaaaaacaaacaaacaaacaaacaagcaaacaaaaacacactcagaaactgaaaataataaaaaaaatctataaaaatgcTTGGGATATTAAATATGATCAGTTTTTGAAAACAATATTTGTTTTGGTGTTtagaaaattaaaacttttacTTGAAATGGAAACATCTAAGTGAATGCAGTTTCAAAACCTAAATATTTTGTACTAAAATAAATTTGTGGAAGCCCAAGTATTTTGGgacaaaatgatttttcagtactaattttaatattttagttaaCGGTTTAATTTTTTgatcaaaattttcatttttcagtagtgacttttcatttttaaagcatttttgtgtatatatatttgaaaatgtagaaaaaacatccaaaatatttaataaatttcaattgttattctattgtttaacaagtatcagggggtagccatgttagtctgcatctacaaaaacaacaaggagtgtggtggcaccttaaagactaacagatttatttgggcataagcttttgtgggtaaaaacctcacttctttggatgcataaagtgaaagttacagatgcaggcattatatacagacacatggagagcagggagttacttcgcaagtggagaaccagtgttgacagggcctattcaatcagggtggatgtagtccactcccaataatagatgaggaggtgtcaatgccaggagaggaaaagctgcttccgtaatgagccagccactcccagtccctattcaagcccagattaatggtgttaaatttgcaaatgaattttagttttgctgtttctctttgaagtctgtttctgaagtttttttgttcaatgatagtgacttttaaatctgtaatagaatgaccagggagattgaagtgttcacttactggcttatgtatgttaccattcctgatgtccgatttgtgtccatttattcttttgcggagggactgtccggtttggccaatgtacatggcagaggggcattgctggcacatgatggcatatatgacattagtggatgtgcaggtgaatgagcccctgNNNNNNNNNNNNNNNNNNNNNNNNNNNNNNNNNNNNNNNNNNNNNNNNNNNNNNNNNNNNNNNNNNNNNNNNNNNNNNNNNNNNNNNNNNNNNNNNNNNNNNNNNNNNNNNNNNNNNNNNNNNNNNNNNNNNNNNNNNNNNNNNNNNNNNNNNNNNNNNNNNNNNNNNNNNNNNNNNNNNNNNNNNNNNNNNNNNNNNNNNNNNNNNNNNNNNNNNNNNNNNNNNNNNNNNNNNNNNNNNNNNNNNNNNNNNNNNNNNNNNNNNNNNNNNNNNNNNNNNNNNNNNNNNNNNNNNNNNNNNNNNNNNNNNNNNNNNNNNNNNNNNNNNNNNNNNNNNNNNNNNNNNNNNNNNNNNNNNNNNNNNNNNNNNNNNNNNNNNNNNNNNNNNNNNNNNNNNNNNNNNNNNNNNNNNNNNNNNNNNNNNNNNNNNNNNNNNNNNNNNNNNNNNNNNNNNNNNNNNNNNNNNNNNNNNNNNNNNNNNNNNNNNNNNNNNNNNNNNNNNNNNNNNNNNNNNNNNNNNNNNNNNNNNNNNNNNNNNNNNNNNNNNNNNNNNNNNNNNNNNNNNNNNNNNNNNNNNNNNNNNNNNNNNNNNNNNNNNNNNNNNNNNNNNNNNNNNNNNNNNNNNNNNNNNNNNNNNNNNNNNNNNNNNNNNNNNNNNNNNNNNNNNNNNNNNNNNNNNNNNNNNNNNNNNNNNNNNNNNNNNNNNNNNNNNNNNNNNNNNNNNNNNNNNNNNNNNNNNNNNNNNNNNNNNNNNNNNNNNNNNNNNNNNNNNNNNNNNNNNNNNNNNNNNNNNNNNNNNNNNNNNNNNNNNNNNNNNNNNNNNNNNNNNNNNNNNNNNNNNNNNNNNNNNNNNNNNNNNNNNNNNNNNNNNNNNNNNNNNNNNNNNNNN encodes:
- the LOC117885424 gene encoding olfactory receptor 14A16-like, coding for MVNRTTVSEFLLLGFSDIREQQILYSMVFLLIYLAAVIGNLLIIAVVALDCHLRTPMYFFLFNLSFLDLCYISVTIPKMFANSLTNSRSISFFGCVTQVFLVISLAATECAFLSVMAYDRYTAICFPLHYRMIMSRGTCAQMAAGSWVSGFLYSVLHTGNTFRLPFCHSNVVGQFFCDIPQLLKLSCSDTYSNKVVVVLFGVCLALGCFVFIIMSYIQIFSTVLKIPSMQGRRKAFSTCLPHLVVIGLFFGTGSFVYMRQTSMSSSYWDLLASVLYAVLPPLSNPIIYSLRNKEIREALGRVIARTCFSKEWNVHF